A region from the Triticum aestivum cultivar Chinese Spring chromosome 3D, IWGSC CS RefSeq v2.1, whole genome shotgun sequence genome encodes:
- the LOC123076721 gene encoding peptidyl-prolyl cis-trans isomerase CYP21-3, mitochondrial: protein MAKIKPKALLAQSKQKKGPTQIGLLRIITYIVLGALAVSSVYYAYQYWQSKGPAVAAAAAEGAVGN, encoded by the coding sequence ATGGCGAAGATCAAGCCAAAGGCATTGCTGGCACAGAGCAAACAGAAGAAGGGCCCTACTCAGATCGGCCTGTTGAGGATCATCACCTACATCGTCCTCGGCGCCCTAGCAGTGTCCTCCGTTTACTATGCCTATCAGTACTGGCAGAGCAAAGGACCGGCCgttgcggcagcagcagcagaaggcGCCGTGGGAAACTAA